A stretch of Bombina bombina isolate aBomBom1 chromosome 2, aBomBom1.pri, whole genome shotgun sequence DNA encodes these proteins:
- the LOC128647943 gene encoding uncharacterized protein LOC128647943 encodes MVGNDGLSGEAYGLQESWTENIRLDIEDGVPGVERFNAKGEETRTEKGQQLMTNTDPRATGFQNTEKVTAASQRIQSAVPQDPSTGVKIVWVMGHSFIYWANAEASKKMGGLQLGCPVDQWEVKWFGIRGMCWELFFPLFLDFGRMFPRPQVLIVHLGGNDLGMIPQKELVRRIKRDLGNIKELHPEIKIIWSQITPRLVWRSARDYDRLEKSRKKN; translated from the exons atggtgggaaatgacggcctaagtggggaggcttatggccttcaggaatcttggacggaaaatatcaggctggatattgaggacggcgttccaggggtggaacgttttaatgcaaagggagaagaaacaagg acggaaaaagggcagcaattaatgactaacacggatcccagggctactggtttccagaatacagagaaggttacggctgcatctcaaaggaTTCAGTCTGCAGTGCCTCAGgacccgagtacag gtgtaaagatcgtatgggtgatggggcattcgtttatatactgggccaatgctgaggccagtaagaaaatgggcggccttcagcttgggtgtcctgtggatcaatgggaggtcaaatggtttgggattagggggatgtgctgggaactcttttttccgttgtttctagattttggcagaatgtttcctcgtcctcaggttttgatagtgcatttggggggaaatgatttaggtatgattcctcaaaaggaactagttagaagaatcaaaagagatctgggcaacataaaggaacttcatcctgaaatcaaaataatttggtcacagattactcctaggttggtttggagatcagcgagggattatgataggctagaaaagagtcgtaaaaaaaattaa